Proteins co-encoded in one Octopus bimaculoides isolate UCB-OBI-ISO-001 chromosome 9, ASM119413v2, whole genome shotgun sequence genomic window:
- the LOC106880508 gene encoding cartilage matrix protein — MRIPTLLLNIIGVVILTVQYGSSLPHTTSSSVQDCGTTKVDMMFLVDASSSMSQMEFMKEISFVKQIVSDSVVGPDHLQVSLVTFSTHVHKEFGLKQYKTKADVLAAISKVVQSGGITNTNLGLDYIRTNINKVSHGARRDAKQVLIVITDGASSNTQATKLSASRIHNTGIDVFAIGVGKGIHHDELNNIASVQDNIFQVNDFNALKTIEGTIKKKACATVAPRCGAEPTDILFLLDSSGSVRIAHFREALKFVSQFVADSIVGSHSLQVGVITFSTKVRNQIPLNKFSDKDALIKAIKAVKYDHGLTLTAKGLHFVRTEGFSAKNGGRPNATQILVVLTDGNSNQAFQTVRESKLIHLTHIKIFSIGVGTHISRKELEMISSDKKKNVFMVKDYDALKTIEAQLKNTICATTPPPPVCGVTPTDIVFLLDASGSISNGNFDIQLDFLRKFVNSSIIGRNSTQIGLVLFSSNVYNKFNMNVYHDKKALINAIWGVKRTAGSTKTADGLKYVRTNSLIHGSRKNAQHVVVVITDGQSDNKATTKSEAALLHKLPHTTVISIGVGRSVDRAELDSIASDKNHVFMVSDFSTLKKITSELFRAAC; from the exons ATGAGGATTCCAACACTATTGCTTAATATTATTGGAGTGGTCATTTTGACCGTCCAGTATGGAAGTTCACTCCCgcatacaacatcatcatcagtccAAG aTTGTGGAACCACAAAAGTTGACATGATGTTTCTGGTGGACGCTTCTTCCAGTATGTCACAAATggaatttatgaaagaaataagCTTTGTGAAACAGATTGTCAGTGATTCAGTTGTTGGCCCCGATCACCTTCAAGTGAGCTTAGTCACTTTTAGTACTCATGTGCACAAGGAATTCGGCTTAAAGCAATACAAGACGAAAGCTGATGTTCTGGCCGCAATTAGCAAG gTTGTTCAGAGCGGTGGTATAACGAATACAAACCTCGGTCTTGACTATATTCGAACCAACATCAACAAAGTCTCACATGGGGCCCGAAGAGATGCTAAACAAGTTCTCATCGTTATAACGGACGGTGCTTCGTCGAACACCCAGGCGACTAAACTATCTGCCAGCCGCATCCATAATACTGGTATCGACGTGTTCGCCATTGGAGTTGGAAAAGGAATTCATCATGATGAACTCAACAATATCGCTTCAGTTCAAGACAATATTTTCCAAGTAAACGACTTCAACGCCCTGAAGACAATTGAAGGAACCATCAAGAAGAAGGCTTGCGCTACTGTTGCTCCCA gatGTGGTGCTGAACCAACTGACATCCTCTTCTTACTAGATAGCTCCGGCAGCGTGAGAATTGCCCATTTTAGAGAAGCTTTAAAGTTCGTCAGCCAGTTTGTGGCTGATTCAATCGTCGGATCTCATAGCCTTCAGGTTGGTGTCATAACGTTCTCAACAAAAGTCAGGAACCAAATTCCATTGAACAAATTCAGCGACAAAGATGCTTTGATAAAAGCAATCAAAGCTGTGAAGTACGACCATGGTTTGACCTTGACTGCCAAAGGGCTTCATTTCGTCAGAACAGAAGGATTTAGTGCTAAAAATGGAGGGAGACCAAACGCTACACAGATCTTGGTGGTTCTGACCGACGGAAACTCCAATCAGGCTTTCCAGACCGTTCGAGAATCCAAACTTATACACTTGACacatattaagatattttccatTGGAGTAGGAACCCATATTTCTAGGAAAGAGTTAGAGATGATTTCTTCTGACAAAAAGAAGAACGTTTTCATGGTGAAAGATTACGACGCTTTGAAAACCATAGAAGCTCAATTAAAGAATACAATTTGTGCCACTACACCTCCACCACCAG TTTGTGGAGTGACCCCTACCGACATTGTTTTTCTCCTAGACGCTTCCGGAAGTATCTCAAATGGAAATTTCGATATTCAACTCGATTTTCTCAGAAAATTTGTAAACAGCTCCATAATCGGTAGAAATTCAACCCAAATCGGTCTAGTACTTTTCTCTTCTAATGTTTACAACAAATTTAACATGAACGTCTATCACGACAAGAAAGCTTTAATTAATGCCATCTGGGGTGTTAAAAGAACAGCAGGAAGCACAAAAACCGCAGATGGACTGAAATATGTTCGCACTAACAGCTTAATACACGGTTCAAGGAAGAACGCTCAACACGTTGTAGTAGTCATTACAGATGGTCAGTCAGATAACAAGGCAACAACCAAATCTGAAGCTGCTCTTTTACATAAACTTCCACATACAACTGTGATTTCTATAGGTGTCGGTCGTTCTGTGGATAGAGCAGAACTTGACAGCATCGCATCTGATAAAAATCATGTTTTCATGGTTAGTGATTTTAGCACATTGAAAAAGATCACCTCAGAACTGTTCCGAGCCGCATGTTAA